In one Bacillus thuringiensis genomic region, the following are encoded:
- a CDS encoding ABC transporter permease: MSIESLWNSRFQQHIQNIITYFARMINGLLYSFIFISCVGAYYYAQFLKTSPSKGISLLLITIVLTFIITRCPIRTFIQKPDAVYLLALEEKLTSYFKKSLLYNYIIQLFPLLFTFLILVPLALQSLQLTIPFFCTIFLVLMVTKAWNIYIHWMWRDSHEKNIWLIIRIACNALVIYMLFYVANVLILGGLLLLLAFLLLYTKKQPTKRIPWDYIIEQEEKMNVRFYQFASIFTDVPQLNKQVNKRKWLTTWIEPLLHKKRATFFYLHTLAFLRGNDYFGIYIRLGLIGAFALYFIPNIYVKGAIAYIVLYMISMQLRSLWKYFSGNIIVALYPIDTEKRLNQFLHLIFILLSIQLIVFSIVILLATGEILHSLIIMIIGLLWIKFIIVPKTKQRVSSF; encoded by the coding sequence ATGTCAATCGAATCACTATGGAACAGCCGTTTCCAACAACATATTCAAAATATCATTACATACTTTGCACGTATGATTAACGGTTTACTATATAGCTTTATCTTTATTTCATGCGTTGGCGCATACTACTATGCTCAGTTTCTAAAAACATCTCCTTCTAAAGGAATATCTTTACTACTCATCACGATTGTACTTACATTCATTATAACGAGATGCCCTATTCGTACATTTATTCAGAAACCTGACGCTGTCTATTTACTAGCACTAGAAGAGAAATTAACTTCTTATTTCAAAAAATCTCTTCTATATAATTACATCATTCAGCTTTTCCCATTATTATTTACGTTCCTTATTCTCGTTCCGCTTGCACTGCAATCATTACAATTAACGATACCTTTCTTCTGTACAATCTTTCTCGTTTTAATGGTTACGAAAGCTTGGAACATATACATACATTGGATGTGGCGTGATAGTCACGAAAAAAATATATGGCTGATCATTCGTATTGCTTGTAACGCCCTAGTCATTTATATGCTGTTTTATGTAGCAAATGTTCTCATATTAGGCGGATTACTCTTACTACTTGCTTTCCTACTTCTATACACGAAAAAACAGCCTACAAAACGAATACCGTGGGATTACATAATCGAGCAAGAAGAAAAAATGAACGTTCGTTTCTATCAATTTGCTAGCATCTTCACCGATGTTCCGCAACTAAACAAGCAAGTAAATAAAAGAAAATGGCTTACAACTTGGATTGAACCTTTATTACATAAAAAACGAGCAACTTTCTTCTATTTACATACACTCGCATTTTTACGCGGGAATGATTATTTCGGTATATATATTCGCTTAGGGCTGATTGGTGCCTTCGCCTTATATTTTATACCAAACATATACGTAAAGGGCGCTATCGCTTACATCGTCCTATATATGATTTCTATGCAGCTCCGTTCCCTATGGAAATATTTTTCGGGAAATATTATTGTAGCATTATATCCAATTGATACTGAAAAACGACTGAATCAATTTCTTCACTTAATCTTTATATTGCTAAGTATTCAACTCATTGTATTTTCAATTGTTATACTCCTTGCTACAGGAGAAATTTTACATAGCCTTATCATTATGATTATCGGGTTACTCTGGATCAAATTTATTATTGTACCAAAAACGAAGCAACGTGTTTCCTCGTTTTAA
- a CDS encoding amino acid permease codes for MQQKKWGFWVLTAFVVGNMVGAGIFMVPSTLAQTASPLGVTLAWLTTGFGVLMLALVFGNLAIRRPDLTTGPQSHAYALFSTPKKKKMAGFSMVWGYWVANWASNVAIITSFAGYLSLFFPIMKDTRLLFSIGSFNVEVGKLITFTICSILLWGTHIILTNGVSGAGKLNFLATTTKVTGFLLFIVVTLFAFEASKFGQWYTPMIDKSGASHGLLSQVNLAALTTLWAFIGIESAVLLSNRAVSPKTVKRATVAGLLITVAIYLGITILTMGVLHVDTLQASERPLADALNAAMGHGGGKLMALLALTSLFGSILGWILLSSEVPYQAAKEGFFPSFFAKTNKKGSPIYSLRLTNIMSQVFLFSTLSGTIAEAYTFVITVSTLAYLIPYLVSPIFQLKLVATGETYKNEMRARITDGIVAVIALCYALWVIKTGAADIKTFLLGIGLFVIGFAFYPLMNRDQKKNNEKKDGQVA; via the coding sequence ATGCAACAAAAAAAATGGGGCTTTTGGGTACTAACAGCTTTCGTTGTCGGTAACATGGTTGGCGCTGGTATTTTCATGGTGCCAAGTACGTTGGCACAAACAGCAAGCCCACTCGGTGTCACTTTAGCTTGGTTAACTACAGGGTTTGGTGTTTTAATGCTAGCTCTTGTTTTCGGTAATTTAGCAATTCGTCGTCCTGATTTAACGACAGGGCCACAAAGTCATGCATATGCTTTATTCTCAACACCAAAAAAGAAAAAAATGGCTGGTTTCAGTATGGTATGGGGATATTGGGTTGCAAACTGGGCAAGTAACGTTGCCATCATTACATCATTTGCGGGATATTTATCACTCTTCTTCCCAATTATGAAAGATACGCGACTACTATTTTCAATCGGTTCGTTTAACGTAGAAGTCGGAAAACTAATTACATTTACGATTTGTTCCATCTTACTTTGGGGAACTCATATTATATTAACAAACGGTGTAAGCGGAGCTGGAAAGCTAAACTTTTTAGCAACAACAACGAAAGTAACTGGATTCCTTTTATTCATCGTCGTTACGTTATTTGCATTCGAAGCTTCTAAGTTTGGACAATGGTACACACCGATGATTGATAAATCAGGTGCATCACACGGTCTTCTTTCACAAGTAAATTTAGCTGCTCTTACAACGCTTTGGGCGTTTATCGGAATTGAATCAGCGGTTCTTTTATCAAACCGTGCTGTTTCTCCAAAAACGGTAAAACGTGCAACAGTTGCGGGATTACTTATTACAGTTGCAATTTACTTAGGAATCACAATTTTAACAATGGGTGTACTTCACGTTGATACATTACAAGCTTCTGAACGTCCATTAGCAGATGCATTAAATGCTGCAATGGGTCATGGCGGCGGGAAACTGATGGCATTACTTGCTCTTACTTCCCTGTTCGGTTCTATCTTAGGCTGGATTTTATTAAGCTCAGAAGTCCCTTATCAAGCAGCAAAAGAAGGTTTCTTCCCTTCCTTCTTCGCAAAAACAAATAAAAAAGGAAGTCCAATTTACTCATTACGATTAACAAACATTATGTCGCAAGTATTCCTATTCTCAACATTATCAGGAACCATTGCGGAAGCTTATACATTCGTTATTACCGTATCGACACTGGCCTACCTCATTCCATATCTCGTTTCACCAATCTTCCAGTTAAAACTAGTCGCAACTGGTGAAACATATAAAAATGAAATGCGGGCAAGAATTACAGATGGCATAGTCGCAGTTATCGCACTTTGCTACGCACTATGGGTTATTAAAACAGGCGCAGCCGATATAAAAACGTTCCTTCTCGGAATTGGTTTATTCGTAATCGGCTTTGCCTTCTATCCATTAATGAATCGTGATCAGAAAAAAAATAACGAAAAGAAAGACGGGCAAGTTGCATAA
- a CDS encoding DUF3626 domain-containing protein, which yields MELSRSQLFALEYISKYAENEKREAKATINHILKMSNITDEIFEEAVANLKSHARIALHFHPDRLDSSMKSVAEALFEQGIYKSQFETLLSNGSVSAYPGGERDFWEKRIFGGAYQLEGVTNDQRPKYGALNLMLHPDGPAPRFGSCYFLLSPKVSSRSTYTYLDSNQDPKEKGTYEEFDMILAALLEETFVRDFAIGEGNLTPTILINHLLANLKRPFIDLVSKEPARNLNHYIEAQIHGEISLKEDVEVLVADPSFKGTDVGKVLEEICLKYAIDLYWHIGFVLMVDEVPMDFRGSKMPSLARRIARNHCIDANIIGSAVVDLKRNPLSWSDRGTYEEVLQELKLLWHVLVRFGKPNRK from the coding sequence ATGGAATTATCAAGATCTCAATTATTTGCTTTAGAGTATATTTCAAAATATGCAGAGAACGAAAAACGAGAGGCTAAAGCAACGATTAATCATATACTTAAAATGTCTAATATTACAGATGAAATATTTGAAGAAGCTGTCGCTAATTTAAAATCTCATGCACGGATTGCTTTACACTTTCATCCAGACAGACTAGATTCGAGTATGAAAAGTGTTGCTGAAGCACTGTTTGAGCAAGGAATATATAAAAGTCAGTTTGAAACATTGCTATCTAATGGAAGCGTATCTGCTTACCCTGGTGGTGAACGTGACTTTTGGGAAAAGAGAATATTTGGAGGGGCATATCAATTAGAAGGCGTAACGAATGATCAACGGCCAAAATACGGAGCGCTAAATTTAATGTTACATCCAGATGGGCCGGCTCCGCGTTTTGGTTCATGTTATTTTCTCTTATCTCCAAAAGTTTCTTCGCGCTCTACATATACATATTTAGATTCGAATCAAGATCCGAAAGAAAAGGGGACTTATGAGGAGTTTGATATGATTTTAGCTGCTCTTTTGGAAGAGACATTCGTAAGAGATTTTGCAATTGGTGAAGGGAATTTGACGCCAACAATATTAATTAATCATTTACTGGCTAATCTGAAAAGGCCGTTTATAGATTTAGTAAGCAAAGAGCCAGCCCGTAATCTTAATCATTATATCGAAGCGCAAATTCATGGAGAGATTTCTCTTAAAGAAGACGTAGAGGTGCTTGTTGCAGATCCTTCATTTAAGGGTACGGATGTAGGAAAAGTTTTAGAAGAAATTTGCCTGAAGTATGCGATTGATTTGTATTGGCACATCGGTTTTGTACTTATGGTAGACGAAGTTCCAATGGATTTTAGAGGTTCAAAAATGCCATCTTTAGCAAGACGCATTGCACGGAATCATTGTATCGATGCCAATATAATTGGCTCTGCTGTAGTGGATTTGAAACGCAATCCATTATCTTGGAGTGATCGTGGTACTTATGAAGAAGTGCTTCAGGAATTAAAATTATTATGGCATGTTTTAGTTCGATTTGGAAAACCAAATCGGAAGTAG
- the gapN gene encoding NADP-dependent glyceraldehyde-3-phosphate dehydrogenase — MTTSNTYKFYLNGEWRESSSGETIEIPSPYLHEVIGQVQAITRGEVDEAIASAKEAQKSWAEASLQDRAKYLYKWADELVNMQDEIADIIMKEVGKGYKDAKKEVVRTADFIRYTIEEALHMHGESMMGDSFPGGTKSKLAIIQRAPLGVVLAIAPFNYPVNLSAAKLAPALIMGNAVIFKPATQGAISGIKMVEALHKAGLPKGLVNVATGRGSVIGDYLVEHEGINMVSFTGGTNTGKHLAKKASMIPLVLELGGKDPGIVREDADLQDAANHIVSGAFSYSGQRCTAIKRVLVHENVADELVSLLKAQVAELSVGSPEQDSTIVPLIDDKSADFVQGLVDDAVEKGATIVIGNKRERNLIYPTLIDHVTEEMKVAWEEPFGPILPIIRVSSDEQAIEIANKSEFGLQASVFTKDINKAFAIANKIETGSVQINGRTERGPDHFPFIGVKGSGMGAQGIRKSLESMTREKVTVLNLV, encoded by the coding sequence ATGACAACTAGCAATACGTACAAATTTTATTTAAATGGAGAATGGAGAGAAAGCTCTTCAGGAGAAACAATCGAAATTCCATCTCCATACTTACACGAAGTAATTGGACAAGTACAAGCAATTACTCGCGGAGAAGTAGATGAAGCAATTGCATCTGCAAAAGAAGCTCAAAAATCATGGGCAGAAGCTTCTCTACAAGATCGCGCAAAATATTTATATAAATGGGCTGATGAGCTCGTAAATATGCAAGATGAAATTGCCGATATCATTATGAAAGAAGTCGGTAAAGGATATAAAGATGCGAAGAAAGAAGTTGTTCGTACAGCTGACTTCATTCGTTACACGATCGAAGAAGCTTTACATATGCACGGAGAAAGCATGATGGGCGATAGCTTCCCGGGCGGTACAAAATCTAAACTTGCGATTATCCAACGCGCACCACTTGGTGTTGTATTAGCAATCGCACCGTTTAACTACCCAGTAAACTTATCTGCTGCAAAACTTGCACCAGCATTAATTATGGGTAACGCTGTTATTTTCAAACCAGCAACTCAAGGTGCAATTAGTGGTATTAAAATGGTGGAAGCACTTCACAAAGCTGGCCTTCCAAAAGGTCTTGTAAACGTAGCTACAGGACGCGGTTCTGTAATTGGTGACTACTTAGTAGAACACGAAGGCATCAATATGGTATCGTTCACAGGTGGTACAAACACAGGTAAACATTTAGCGAAAAAAGCTTCAATGATTCCACTTGTATTAGAACTTGGTGGTAAAGATCCTGGTATCGTTCGTGAAGATGCTGACTTACAAGATGCTGCAAACCATATCGTAAGCGGTGCATTCTCTTACTCTGGTCAACGTTGTACAGCTATTAAACGTGTACTTGTACACGAAAACGTAGCGGACGAGCTTGTTAGCTTATTAAAAGCGCAAGTAGCTGAACTATCAGTTGGATCTCCAGAACAAGACAGCACAATCGTTCCATTAATCGACGACAAGTCTGCTGACTTCGTTCAAGGCTTAGTTGACGATGCTGTTGAAAAAGGTGCTACAATCGTTATCGGTAACAAACGTGAGCGTAACTTAATTTACCCAACATTAATCGACCACGTAACAGAAGAAATGAAAGTTGCTTGGGAAGAGCCATTCGGCCCAATCCTTCCAATCATCCGTGTTTCTTCAGATGAGCAAGCAATTGAGATTGCTAACAAATCAGAGTTCGGTCTGCAAGCAAGTGTCTTCACAAAAGACATTAACAAAGCATTTGCAATTGCTAACAAAATCGAAACTGGTTCTGTTCAAATTAACGGACGCACAGAGCGCGGCCCTGACCACTTCCCATTCATCGGTGTAAAAGGTTCAGGTATGGGCGCACAAGGTATTCGTAAGAGCCTTGAGTCTATGACACGTGAAAAAGTAACTGTATTAAACTTAGTTTAA
- a CDS encoding ABC transporter ATP-binding protein: MLSVLLKLKWFFKKHWKRYSIAIGALLIVNIVEVIPPKVLGVTIDNIKTGTLSNEAIIQSILILIGVTIVGYGLTFVWQHQLFGGAFVLEKTMRSKFMGHLLKMTPTFYQKNRTGDLMARATNDLKAIAMTAGFGILTLVDSSLYMLTIVFMMGFTISWELTFAALIPLPIMAYAMNIYGKKLHERFTVAQDAFGDMNDKVLESIAGVRVIRAYVQENADEERFHHLGDDVYEKNMKVARIDALFQPTVKMLVGLSYLIGLVYGAYLVFQSKVTLGELVSFNVYLGMMIWPMFAIGELINVMQRGNASLDRVNETLAYEPDVKNPKHPKLVQEPDYIQFDDVSFSYPSSTETNLKKVSFTLKQGETLGVVGKTGSGKTTLVRQLLRQYPLGDGDIAVSDVTLDKMTNENVLGWIGYVPQEHILFSKTARENILFGNREATEEELEKAIEIAAFKKDLEFLPEGLETLVGEKGVSLSGGQKQRISIARAVIQNPEILILDDSLSAVDARTEAAIIENIRTERSGKTTIITTHRLSAVQHADWILVMDEGAVIEEGTHDQLIQKGGWYAEQFERQQGESESADSGVKI; the protein is encoded by the coding sequence TTGTTATCAGTATTACTAAAGTTAAAATGGTTTTTTAAAAAGCACTGGAAGAGATATAGTATTGCCATTGGAGCTCTTTTAATTGTGAATATAGTTGAAGTGATTCCCCCGAAAGTGTTAGGGGTTACGATAGATAACATAAAAACAGGAACGTTATCAAACGAAGCTATTATACAGTCTATTCTTATTTTAATAGGGGTTACAATCGTTGGGTATGGTCTTACTTTCGTATGGCAACATCAATTGTTTGGAGGTGCATTCGTACTTGAGAAAACGATGCGCTCTAAATTTATGGGGCATTTACTTAAGATGACGCCGACTTTTTATCAAAAAAATCGTACTGGTGATTTAATGGCGAGAGCGACAAATGATTTGAAAGCAATCGCTATGACAGCTGGTTTTGGTATATTAACGCTCGTGGATTCGAGTTTATATATGCTTACGATTGTCTTTATGATGGGATTTACAATTAGTTGGGAGCTTACATTTGCGGCGCTTATCCCGCTTCCAATTATGGCGTATGCGATGAATATATATGGAAAGAAATTGCATGAAAGATTTACAGTTGCGCAAGATGCGTTTGGTGATATGAACGATAAAGTGCTTGAATCAATCGCTGGTGTGCGCGTTATTCGTGCATACGTACAAGAGAATGCAGACGAGGAAAGATTTCATCACTTAGGAGATGACGTCTACGAAAAAAATATGAAAGTAGCGAGAATTGACGCATTATTCCAACCAACTGTGAAAATGCTTGTTGGCCTTAGTTATTTAATCGGTTTAGTGTACGGCGCATATCTTGTATTTCAATCAAAGGTAACACTTGGTGAACTTGTTTCATTTAACGTGTATTTAGGGATGATGATTTGGCCGATGTTTGCAATTGGTGAATTAATTAATGTTATGCAAAGAGGGAATGCTTCGCTTGACCGTGTGAATGAAACGTTAGCGTATGAGCCAGATGTAAAGAATCCGAAACATCCAAAGCTTGTGCAAGAGCCGGATTATATTCAGTTTGATGATGTGTCTTTCTCATATCCTTCATCAACTGAAACAAATTTAAAAAAGGTTTCTTTCACATTAAAGCAAGGAGAAACGCTAGGGGTTGTCGGAAAAACAGGAAGCGGGAAAACGACGCTTGTACGTCAGCTTCTTCGCCAATATCCGCTTGGAGATGGAGATATTGCAGTTTCTGATGTGACATTAGATAAAATGACGAATGAAAATGTACTCGGCTGGATTGGTTATGTACCACAGGAGCATATTTTGTTCTCAAAAACAGCGCGAGAAAATATTTTATTCGGAAATAGGGAAGCGACGGAAGAAGAACTAGAGAAAGCAATTGAAATTGCTGCGTTTAAAAAGGATTTAGAGTTTTTACCAGAAGGGTTAGAAACGCTCGTTGGAGAGAAAGGTGTTTCTTTATCAGGAGGGCAAAAACAAAGGATTTCGATCGCAAGAGCTGTTATTCAAAATCCAGAAATTTTAATTTTGGATGATTCTTTATCAGCTGTAGATGCTCGTACGGAAGCAGCGATCATTGAAAATATAAGAACGGAAAGAAGCGGAAAGACGACGATTATTACGACGCATCGTTTATCTGCCGTACAACATGCGGATTGGATTCTCGTTATGGATGAAGGCGCAGTTATAGAAGAAGGTACGCATGATCAGCTTATCCAAAAGGGAGGCTGGTATGCTGAGCAGTTTGAAAGACAACAAGGTGAAAGTGAAAGTGCGGATAGTGGGGTGAAAATATGA
- a CDS encoding ABC transporter ATP-binding protein, which translates to MSVSKRLFQYAMKVKGTIFAAMLMLFIFVIAELAGPFVAKTMIDDHIVGIEKPWYETEQSEEAVSYNGAFYKRSDRFQQGETKGKEVRVMQVGFQYYFVPNKVNIEGSRTVKGGMITVQNGKAVQVYKAKALTKEEVFAFYKPEINRLLLLGGGYFALLVVVSLFAYGKQFFLQKAANKIIQIMREDVFSHIQTLPIRYFDHLPAGKIVSRVTNDTEAIRDLYVTVLATFVSSIIYIIGIFAALFLLDVKLASLCLLIIPILIVWAILYRKYASVYNHKMRSRLSDINGTVNESIQGMPIIQAFRQERETKKEFEELNGDYFKYQNKILNLNAATSHNLVAVLRNIAFTGVIWYFGGASLSATGIISLGVLYAFVDYLTRLFSPITNMVNQLANLEQARVASERVFELLEEKGEAVEEERMPRLKGNVKFDNVSFSYNGKDEVLKNISFEAKQGETVALVGHTGSGKSSIMNVLFQFYEFEKGKLTIDGHDVKEMPKQATREHMGIVLQDPFLFSGTVASNVSLENEKISKERIIKALHDVGAERFANNINEEITEKGSTLSTGERQLISFARALAFDPAILILDEATSSIDTETEAMIQQALEVVKKGRTTFIIAHRLSTIKSADQIIVLDRGTILEKGSHDELMKKRGRYYDMYKTQMEGNQSA; encoded by the coding sequence ATGAGCGTTTCAAAACGATTATTTCAATACGCGATGAAAGTGAAAGGGACGATTTTTGCAGCGATGTTAATGTTATTTATTTTCGTCATCGCAGAGCTTGCCGGTCCTTTCGTCGCTAAAACGATGATTGACGATCATATCGTCGGGATAGAGAAACCTTGGTATGAAACAGAACAGAGTGAAGAAGCTGTTTCGTATAATGGCGCCTTTTATAAGCGAAGCGATCGCTTCCAGCAAGGCGAGACAAAAGGTAAAGAAGTACGTGTGATGCAAGTTGGTTTTCAATATTATTTTGTACCGAATAAAGTGAATATTGAAGGATCACGTACTGTAAAAGGGGGGATGATTACCGTTCAAAATGGTAAGGCGGTGCAAGTGTATAAAGCGAAAGCATTAACGAAAGAAGAAGTGTTTGCGTTTTATAAACCGGAAATAAACCGTCTATTATTGCTTGGTGGTGGCTATTTCGCTTTACTAGTAGTCGTATCATTATTTGCATACGGAAAGCAATTTTTCTTACAGAAGGCAGCGAACAAAATTATTCAAATTATGAGGGAAGATGTGTTTTCTCATATTCAAACGTTGCCAATTCGGTACTTTGATCATTTACCGGCGGGGAAAATTGTTTCGCGTGTGACGAATGATACAGAGGCCATTCGTGATTTATATGTAACGGTGCTGGCAACATTCGTTTCTAGTATCATTTATATTATTGGGATATTTGCTGCGCTATTTTTACTAGATGTGAAGCTCGCTTCATTATGTTTGTTAATTATCCCGATTTTAATTGTTTGGGCCATTTTATATAGAAAATATGCGTCTGTATACAATCATAAAATGCGTTCGCGTTTATCTGATATTAACGGAACAGTGAATGAATCCATTCAAGGGATGCCAATTATTCAAGCGTTCCGTCAAGAGCGTGAAACGAAAAAAGAGTTTGAAGAATTAAATGGCGATTATTTTAAGTATCAAAATAAAATTTTAAATTTAAATGCAGCAACTTCGCATAACTTAGTAGCCGTATTAAGAAATATCGCTTTCACAGGAGTAATTTGGTATTTCGGCGGTGCGTCATTAAGTGCTACAGGTATTATTTCACTTGGGGTACTGTATGCGTTCGTCGATTATTTAACACGATTATTCTCGCCAATTACGAATATGGTGAACCAGCTTGCAAACTTAGAGCAAGCGCGCGTTGCATCAGAACGTGTCTTTGAATTGTTAGAGGAAAAAGGAGAAGCGGTAGAAGAAGAACGTATGCCTCGTTTAAAAGGAAATGTAAAATTTGATAATGTATCATTTTCTTATAATGGAAAAGATGAAGTGTTAAAAAATATTTCTTTTGAAGCGAAACAAGGCGAGACAGTGGCACTTGTCGGTCATACTGGATCAGGAAAAAGTTCCATCATGAATGTACTCTTTCAATTTTATGAGTTTGAAAAAGGGAAACTTACGATTGATGGTCACGATGTAAAAGAAATGCCGAAACAAGCAACTCGTGAGCATATGGGAATCGTACTGCAAGACCCGTTTCTTTTCAGCGGAACGGTTGCTTCCAATGTAAGCTTAGAAAACGAAAAAATTTCAAAAGAGCGTATCATAAAAGCATTGCATGATGTGGGTGCTGAAAGATTTGCGAACAATATAAATGAAGAAATTACAGAAAAGGGAAGTACACTTTCAACCGGAGAACGTCAGCTTATATCGTTTGCTAGGGCGCTTGCTTTTGATCCCGCTATTTTAATTTTAGATGAAGCAACGTCTAGTATTGATACAGAAACAGAGGCGATGATTCAACAAGCATTGGAAGTTGTAAAAAAAGGAAGAACGACATTTATTATTGCTCATCGTCTTTCAACGATTAAAAGCGCAGATCAAATTATTGTGCTCGATAGAGGGACGATTTTAGAAAAAGGGTCTCATGATGAACTAATGAAAAAGCGCGGGCGTTATTACGATATGTACAAAACGCAAATGGAAGGTAATCAGAGTGCTTAA
- a CDS encoding amino acid ABC transporter substrate-binding protein, translated as MKKLFSVLAVTTLAIGIVAGCGKEEKKDTASQDALQKIKQSGELVIGTEGTYPPFTFHDSSNKLTGFDVELAEEVAKRLGVKPVFKETQWDSLLAGLDAKRFDMVANEVGIREDRQKKYDFSKPYVSSSAALVIAKDKDKPATFADVKGLKGAQSLTSNYADIAKKNGAEIIGVEGFSQAAELLASGRVDFTINDKLSVLNYLETKKDAKIKIVDTAKEASESGFLFRKGSDKLVQEVDKALDDMKKDGTYDKITKKWFGENVSK; from the coding sequence ATGAAGAAATTATTTTCAGTGCTTGCAGTAACTACATTAGCGATCGGGATTGTAGCCGGCTGCGGTAAAGAAGAGAAAAAAGATACAGCTAGTCAAGACGCGTTACAAAAGATTAAACAAAGCGGTGAACTTGTAATTGGTACAGAAGGTACATATCCACCATTTACGTTCCACGATTCAAGCAATAAATTAACTGGATTTGACGTTGAATTAGCAGAAGAAGTTGCAAAACGTTTAGGTGTAAAACCTGTATTTAAAGAAACACAATGGGATAGCTTACTTGCTGGCCTTGATGCAAAACGTTTCGATATGGTTGCAAACGAAGTTGGTATTCGTGAAGATCGTCAAAAGAAATACGATTTCTCTAAGCCATACGTTTCATCTTCAGCGGCATTAGTTATTGCAAAAGATAAAGATAAGCCTGCTACATTTGCTGATGTAAAAGGATTAAAAGGAGCACAATCTTTAACGAGTAACTATGCAGATATCGCTAAGAAAAATGGTGCGGAAATTATTGGTGTAGAAGGATTTAGCCAAGCGGCAGAGTTATTAGCTTCAGGACGCGTTGATTTTACAATTAATGATAAGTTATCAGTATTAAATTATTTAGAAACGAAAAAAGATGCAAAAATTAAAATTGTAGATACTGCAAAAGAAGCTTCAGAAAGTGGATTCTTATTCCGTAAAGGTAGCGATAAGCTTGTACAAGAAGTAGATAAAGCGTTAGATGATATGAAAAAAGACGGTACGTATGACAAAATAACGAAAAAATGGTTCGGTGAAAATGTATCTAAGTAG
- a CDS encoding amino acid ABC transporter permease, translated as MYLSSALVSDRLSTWIDIMQTSFMPMLKEAVFTTIPLTLITFIIGIILATLTALARISGSRILQWIARIYVSIIRGTPLLVQLFIIFYGLPTLNIEVEPYTAAVVGFSLNVGAYASEIIRASILSIPKGQWEAAYTIGMTYPQALKRVILPQATRVSIPPLSNTFISLVKDTSLASLILVTEMFRKAQEIAAMNYEFLIVYFEAGLIYWVICFLLSIVQQMLEKRSERYTLK; from the coding sequence ATGTATCTAAGTAGTGCATTGGTTTCAGATCGATTGTCTACTTGGATAGATATTATGCAGACTTCCTTCATGCCTATGCTGAAGGAAGCTGTTTTTACAACAATTCCATTAACGCTTATTACATTTATTATCGGGATTATACTGGCAACGTTAACAGCGCTCGCACGTATTTCTGGTAGTCGTATTTTACAATGGATTGCTCGTATCTATGTATCTATCATTCGCGGAACGCCACTTCTTGTACAATTATTTATTATTTTCTATGGACTTCCAACTCTTAATATTGAAGTTGAGCCATATACAGCAGCAGTTGTTGGATTTTCATTAAATGTCGGTGCATATGCATCTGAAATTATTCGTGCTTCTATCCTTTCCATTCCGAAAGGGCAGTGGGAAGCAGCTTATACAATTGGGATGACATATCCACAAGCATTAAAACGTGTTATTTTACCACAAGCAACGCGCGTATCAATCCCGCCGCTTTCGAATACATTTATTAGCTTAGTGAAGGATACTTCATTAGCATCGTTAATTTTAGTAACAGAAATGTTCCGAAAAGCGCAGGAAATTGCGGCGATGAACTACGAGTTTTTAATTGTTTATTTTGAAGCAGGTCTTATTTATTGGGTTATTTGTTTCTTATTATCAATCGTACAACAGATGTTAGAAAAGCGTTCAGAACGCTACACATTAAAATAA